In Methanolacinia paynteri, the following proteins share a genomic window:
- the carA gene encoding glutamine-hydrolyzing carbamoyl-phosphate synthase small subunit codes for MKELKAVLGFENGDFVTGRGFGAEGSCGGELVFTTQMSGYMEALTDPSYAGQILMFTYPLIGNYGVDFHNFQSPKVNAMGCVVHELCKRPTANTSLGQFFEENGLLGIEGIDTRQLTIKTRVDGTLRSALVVGDDNGEYAVDLAKKLKPISEIDLLSSVSCKEPYHIPGKGKKIAVIDLGIKKNIAISLLRRGADLYIFPYNSKPSDIEACDPDAIFITNGPGDPELATDAIECAKYFIGKKPVFGICMGNQVLGLAFGGKTYKMKFGHRGSNQPVRRSDGKIFITTQNHGFAVDQDSLPDECELYFENVNDGTLEGFCVPDLDVYCVQFHPEAFGGPRDT; via the coding sequence ATGAAAGAGTTAAAAGCTGTTTTGGGTTTTGAAAACGGGGATTTCGTTACGGGCAGGGGTTTTGGTGCCGAGGGCTCCTGCGGCGGCGAACTCGTCTTTACCACGCAAATGAGCGGGTATATGGAAGCGCTGACCGATCCGAGCTATGCAGGCCAGATCCTGATGTTCACCTATCCCCTTATCGGAAATTACGGTGTCGATTTCCACAACTTCCAGAGTCCGAAGGTCAACGCGATGGGATGCGTCGTCCACGAACTCTGCAAAAGGCCGACTGCGAATACGTCTCTCGGCCAGTTCTTCGAGGAGAACGGTCTTCTCGGGATAGAGGGGATCGACACGAGGCAGCTCACGATAAAAACCCGTGTGGACGGCACATTACGCTCGGCCCTTGTCGTTGGCGACGACAACGGGGAGTACGCCGTCGATCTCGCGAAAAAACTGAAACCTATATCGGAGATCGATCTTCTAAGTTCGGTCTCCTGCAAAGAGCCCTATCACATTCCCGGCAAAGGGAAGAAGATAGCGGTAATCGATCTCGGAATAAAGAAAAACATTGCAATCTCTCTTTTGCGCCGCGGCGCCGACCTCTATATCTTTCCTTACAATTCAAAACCCTCTGATATCGAAGCATGCGATCCCGATGCGATATTCATCACCAACGGTCCGGGCGACCCCGAACTCGCGACAGACGCAATCGAATGCGCCAAATACTTCATCGGGAAGAAACCCGTCTTCGGGATCTGCATGGGCAACCAGGTTCTCGGGCTCGCGTTCGGGGGGAAGACCTACAAGATGAAGTTCGGGCACAGGGGTTCCAACCAGCCGGTCAGGAGATCGGACGGCAAGATATTCATAACGACCCAGAACCACGGGTTCGCCGTCGACCAGGACAGTCTCCCCGATGAGTGCGAACTCTACTTCGAGAACGTAAACGACGGAACCCTCGAAGGATTCTGTGTGCCGGACCTTGACGTCTACTGCGTCCAGTTCCACCCCGAAGCGTTCGGAGGGCCGAGGGACACCGA